Proteins found in one Micropterus dolomieu isolate WLL.071019.BEF.003 ecotype Adirondacks linkage group LG12, ASM2129224v1, whole genome shotgun sequence genomic segment:
- the LOC123979919 gene encoding sialoadhesin-like yields MGGFIPTCSNSTVTSALICIIDNAFASDSGKYWCEAGGGERSNTVNITVTAGPVILESPVLPVMEGEAVTLSCRQKKMSSLDAHFYKDGLLIGNSSTGNMTIHNVSKSDEGLYKCNISGAGESPESRLAVRGIAAK; encoded by the exons ATGGGGGGGTTCATCCCAACATGTTCAAACAGCACGGTGACCTCAGCATTGATCTGCATCATTGACAATGCATTTGCGTCTGACAGTGGGAAATACTGGTGtgaagctggaggaggagagagaagcaacacagtcaacatcactgtcactg CTGGGCCTGTGATCCTGGAGAGTCCCGTGCTtcctgtgatggagggagaaGCTGTGACCCTGAGTTgcagacaaaagaaaatgtccAGCCTTGATGCTcatttctataaagatggccTCCTCATCGGGAACAGCTCTACAGGAAACATGACCATCCACAATGTTTCCAAGTCTGATGAAGGActctacaagtgtaacatcTCTGGAGCTGGAGAATCGCCAGAGAGCCGGCTGGCTGTCAGAG GCATTGCTGCCAAGTAA